The Desulfosporosinus acidiphilus SJ4 genome has a window encoding:
- the lepB gene encoding signal peptidase I: protein MEELESKKSTTRFVVELLEIILIAFALSWVLRTYVVEARKIPTGSMLPTIQLQDRVIVDKFFFKEFGHLNRGDIVVFKPPASAHATEDFIKRIIGLPGDKIEIRNHTTYVNGQPLDEPYILEKSKNDFGPVVVPQDSVFVMGDNRNNSDDSRVWGFLPIKNITGRTLFRYWPLNHFGALAR, encoded by the coding sequence ATGGAAGAGTTGGAATCAAAGAAAAGCACGACTCGCTTTGTTGTGGAATTGCTTGAAATTATCTTGATTGCTTTCGCGCTCTCTTGGGTCTTACGAACTTATGTAGTAGAGGCACGTAAAATTCCTACCGGTTCGATGCTCCCGACCATTCAGCTTCAAGACCGAGTCATCGTAGATAAGTTTTTCTTTAAAGAGTTTGGTCACCTGAATCGAGGTGATATTGTGGTTTTTAAACCACCGGCCAGCGCCCATGCTACGGAAGACTTTATAAAACGTATCATCGGTTTGCCCGGAGATAAAATAGAGATACGTAATCACACCACATATGTCAACGGTCAACCTCTCGATGAACCCTACATCTTAGAAAAATCAAAAAATGATTTCGGCCCCGTTGTTGTTCCGCAAGATTCCGTATTTGTAATGGGTGATAACAGAAACAACAGTGATGATTCTAGGGTTTGGGGCTTTTTGCCAATTAAGAATATTACGGGCCGAACTCTGTTCCGCTATTGGCCGCTTAATCATTTTGGAGCTCTTGCCCGATAA
- a CDS encoding aminotransferase class I/II-fold pyridoxal phosphate-dependent enzyme — protein MYPNSNWPEFINKAVFEAENILQQQLPHLMEVSARNHEKVLRAFQEERVSAYHLQGTTGYGLGDSGRETLDRVASRILGTEAALVRGQFVSGTHAIAAALFGVLRPGDEMISVSGTPYDTLEEVIGLRGEGQGSLRDFGVGYQEISLDFQGNIQFELLKEVITDKTKLLTVQRSRGYAWRNSLTIAQLKELVDFVKTHFPKLVIFVDNCYGELVESLEPGDIGADLMAGSLIKNLGGSIAPTGGYVAGRSDLVDLASQRLTAPGVGGHMGATLEWQRLFYQGLFFSPLTVAEALKGAVFSAAFWRALGFEVNPEPELPRTDLIQAVKLGSREKMIAFCQGLQKGSPLDSHIRPVPSGMPGYEDEIIMAGGTFIQGSTSEFSADGPLREPYIAYQQGGISHTYIQMGNILAALNLWQQGLLT, from the coding sequence GTGTATCCGAATTCTAATTGGCCAGAGTTTATCAATAAAGCTGTATTTGAGGCAGAGAATATTCTCCAGCAACAATTGCCTCATCTGATGGAAGTATCTGCACGAAATCATGAAAAAGTCCTCAGGGCTTTTCAAGAAGAGCGAGTATCCGCCTATCATCTTCAGGGAACCACGGGTTACGGCCTTGGTGACAGCGGTCGGGAAACTCTTGACCGCGTGGCTTCACGTATCCTTGGGACAGAGGCGGCACTTGTTCGCGGCCAGTTTGTTTCCGGTACTCATGCCATTGCTGCTGCCTTATTTGGTGTTCTGCGTCCCGGTGATGAAATGATTTCCGTCAGCGGTACTCCTTATGACACGCTTGAGGAAGTGATAGGGCTTCGGGGAGAAGGACAAGGAAGTTTGAGGGATTTTGGAGTTGGCTATCAAGAGATTTCTTTAGATTTTCAAGGAAATATTCAATTTGAGTTATTAAAAGAGGTTATAACGGACAAAACTAAATTGCTGACGGTTCAGCGTTCGCGGGGATATGCGTGGAGAAATTCTCTTACTATTGCTCAACTAAAAGAGCTGGTAGACTTTGTCAAAACACACTTTCCAAAACTCGTTATTTTTGTCGATAATTGTTATGGTGAATTAGTCGAGTCTTTGGAACCAGGGGATATAGGGGCAGATTTGATGGCAGGATCGCTTATTAAAAATTTGGGCGGGAGTATAGCTCCTACCGGAGGCTATGTTGCAGGACGATCTGATTTAGTCGATTTGGCCTCACAACGTTTAACAGCACCTGGAGTAGGGGGGCACATGGGTGCGACTCTTGAATGGCAACGCTTATTTTATCAAGGCTTATTTTTTAGTCCTTTAACAGTAGCCGAAGCTCTTAAAGGAGCTGTCTTCTCAGCTGCTTTTTGGCGAGCATTAGGTTTTGAAGTGAATCCCGAGCCGGAATTACCAAGAACAGATCTCATTCAGGCCGTAAAACTCGGGTCGAGGGAAAAAATGATTGCCTTCTGTCAAGGACTTCAGAAAGGGTCACCCCTTGATTCCCATATTAGACCTGTTCCCTCCGGGATGCCTGGGTATGAAGATGAAATTATTATGGCGGGAGGAACCTTTATCCAAGGTTCAACCAGTGAATTTTCTGCCGATGGTCCTTTGCGGGAGCCCTATATTGCTTATCAGCAGGGTGGTATCTCTCATACCTATATCCAAATGGGGAATATTTTAGCGGCTCTGAATTTATGGCAGCAAGGTCTTTTGACCTAA
- the hflX gene encoding GTPase HflX: MEISGDLSGIKASQLRDLKKLSEYQTGRDDLIHPEILSGLIRLTQLWNREICIYLSRSGLLIASAVGKHATVTLLPLKGRSQSKHLRCLHTHPNGVPRLSSLDFSALTSLKLESMTAIGVLRGELTGFQLAYLTSDGSPYVVDLKPDNWNKFNYFESQQEHYHNHNSQIKLESKPDKERAFLLALQDGEQEVSENLEELAELADTAGVEVVGQLVQPRRSSQSRSFIGSGKLEELVHRIQETRADVLISDDELSPSQLRTLEMETGLKILDRTGLILDIFAQRAHSREGKLQVELAQLKHLLPYLTGQGQTLSRLGGGIGSRGPGETKLELDRRRMRQRINLLDKELKLVLQHREIQRRQRAKSGLPMIALVGYTNAGKTTFMKNAMEQAGFRSDIPSGENKLFATLDPIVRRIKLTPSLEILLSDTVGFIRKLPTQLLKAFLATLEEVQQADILIHVLDVSHPQALQQAETVHEILGQLECHDKPVITLLNKVDKVHDDEEISRIAQLLPYSIPLSLKRGDSLAPIWNVLESLLE; the protein is encoded by the coding sequence ATGGAAATCTCGGGCGATTTGTCTGGGATAAAAGCTAGTCAATTGCGGGACCTAAAAAAACTCTCAGAATATCAAACGGGGCGGGATGATTTAATTCATCCCGAAATTCTCTCAGGCCTAATACGCTTGACACAGCTTTGGAATCGGGAAATTTGTATTTATCTCTCGCGGTCAGGGCTCTTAATCGCGTCTGCCGTGGGAAAACATGCGACAGTGACTCTGCTTCCCCTCAAGGGTAGATCTCAGAGCAAACATTTGCGCTGTCTTCATACCCATCCCAATGGGGTTCCAAGACTCAGTTCTCTGGATTTCAGTGCTTTAACATCTTTAAAGCTTGAAAGCATGACTGCAATCGGAGTGCTTCGTGGAGAACTTACCGGTTTTCAATTGGCTTATTTAACAAGTGACGGTAGTCCTTATGTTGTTGACCTTAAACCAGATAACTGGAACAAATTTAACTATTTTGAGTCTCAGCAAGAGCATTATCATAATCATAACAGTCAAATAAAACTGGAATCAAAGCCTGACAAAGAGCGGGCTTTTCTGCTTGCGCTCCAAGATGGGGAGCAGGAAGTTAGCGAAAACCTGGAAGAGTTGGCGGAATTAGCGGACACTGCGGGTGTCGAAGTGGTTGGACAGCTTGTCCAACCGCGTCGCTCCAGCCAGTCTCGGAGCTTCATAGGGAGCGGCAAACTGGAAGAATTGGTTCACCGGATTCAGGAAACCCGAGCCGATGTCCTCATTAGTGATGATGAATTATCTCCCTCACAATTGCGAACCTTAGAAATGGAAACGGGATTAAAGATATTAGACCGGACGGGATTAATTTTAGATATTTTTGCTCAGAGAGCTCATTCTCGTGAAGGTAAACTCCAAGTTGAACTCGCTCAGCTTAAGCACTTGCTGCCCTATTTAACAGGACAAGGTCAAACCCTATCCAGGTTGGGGGGAGGCATTGGCTCGCGCGGCCCCGGAGAAACGAAGCTAGAACTCGATCGCAGGAGGATGCGGCAGCGTATTAATCTCCTGGATAAAGAGTTGAAACTTGTTCTCCAGCACCGGGAGATTCAGAGGCGGCAAAGGGCTAAAAGCGGCTTGCCTATGATAGCCCTGGTTGGTTATACGAATGCCGGAAAGACAACCTTTATGAAGAATGCCATGGAGCAAGCCGGCTTTCGCTCTGATATCCCAAGCGGAGAAAATAAACTATTTGCCACCCTGGATCCCATCGTTCGCCGGATAAAACTTACGCCCTCTTTAGAGATTCTGCTGAGTGATACCGTAGGATTTATTCGCAAGCTCCCCACACAACTGCTCAAGGCCTTCTTAGCCACTCTGGAAGAAGTCCAGCAGGCAGATATACTTATTCATGTCTTAGATGTCAGCCATCCTCAAGCGTTGCAGCAAGCTGAGACGGTCCATGAAATTTTAGGACAATTGGAGTGTCATGATAAGCCGGTCATCACCCTGCTTAACAAGGTTGATAAAGTCCACGATGATGAGGAAATCTCTAGGATAGCACAATTGCTGCCCTATTCTATTCCACTATCACTTAAACGTGGGGATTCATTAGCTCCCATATGGAATGTCCTGGAATCGTTGTTGGAGTAG
- a CDS encoding AAA family ATPase → MTIRVTFRPENQQSPVIQTPIPPKPEVTAHSTEGIGLRIRKNSLSSVEKDKDKIAEILAELQSYIGLETVKRFILDLQAFVEIQKRRVQEKLVSEPLVLHMIFRGNPGTGKTTVARLIGRLYKEMGVLQKGHVIECERADLVGEYIGHTAQKTREQLKKALGGVLFIDEAYSLARGGEKDFGKEAIDALVKAMEDNKDNLVLILAGYRQEMDWFLQTNPGLRSRFPIHIDFPDYTLDELLAIGNLMFKTRQYELTKEANAALRNYLQTLLHSHPYAGNARLVRNLVEKTVRKQAVRLFQKASSSREELIQILPEDINMETI, encoded by the coding sequence ATGACAATCCGAGTTACGTTTCGTCCGGAGAATCAGCAATCACCGGTGATTCAAACGCCTATCCCTCCAAAACCCGAGGTGACTGCTCATTCCACGGAGGGGATAGGGTTACGCATTCGCAAAAATAGTCTTTCTTCCGTCGAGAAAGATAAAGATAAAATTGCGGAAATCCTTGCTGAGCTGCAATCATATATCGGACTTGAAACGGTGAAACGTTTTATCTTAGACTTACAGGCTTTTGTCGAAATACAAAAACGCAGAGTTCAAGAGAAACTTGTTTCAGAGCCTTTGGTTCTGCATATGATTTTCCGTGGAAACCCGGGAACCGGAAAAACCACGGTTGCCCGCTTAATTGGACGATTGTATAAAGAGATGGGAGTTCTGCAAAAAGGTCATGTCATCGAGTGTGAACGAGCAGATCTTGTCGGTGAATATATCGGGCATACGGCTCAAAAAACCAGGGAACAATTAAAAAAGGCCCTGGGAGGAGTTCTTTTTATCGACGAAGCCTACTCTTTGGCACGCGGCGGAGAGAAGGATTTTGGCAAGGAAGCTATCGATGCTTTGGTTAAAGCTATGGAGGATAACAAAGACAATCTTGTCTTAATTTTAGCAGGTTATCGTCAAGAAATGGATTGGTTTCTTCAGACGAATCCGGGACTTCGTTCCCGATTCCCTATTCATATTGATTTTCCGGATTATACTTTAGATGAACTGTTAGCTATCGGAAACCTCATGTTTAAGACCCGGCAATATGAGTTAACCAAAGAAGCCAATGCAGCTCTGCGTAATTATTTGCAAACTCTTCTGCATTCCCATCCTTATGCCGGAAATGCTCGTTTGGTGCGCAATCTCGTTGAGAAAACAGTGCGCAAACAGGCGGTACGCTTATTTCAAAAAGCAAGCTCCAGCCGGGAAGAACTTATTCAAATTTTACCAGAAGATATTAATATGGAAACAATTTGA
- the typA gene encoding translational GTPase TypA: METRNLRNIAIIAHVDHGKTTLVDAMLKQSGTFRSNQQVVERVMDSNDLERERGITILSKNTSVHWLGTKINIIDTPGHADFGGEVERVLQMVNGVLLIVDSFEGPMPQTRFVLRKALELKLIPIVVINKIDRPDARPTEVVDEVLDLFIELGADDDQLDFPVVFASARAGIAGLSHDALEDTLEPLFSVILDHIPAPEVDLEAPFQMLVTTLDYDDYVGKIVVGRIVRGTVHQNENITLIKRDESFERAKVGKVMVFEGLKRQDVAEASAGEIVALTGLTSANIGETVACALNPEALPTIEVDEPTLSMNFMVNTSPFAGREGQFVTSRKLRERLWKEIETNVSLRVEETDSADCFKVSGRGELHLSILIENMRREGYELQVSKPEVIYKMIDGVKCEPMEFLICDVHEKSLGAVMELLGKRKAEMANMTSLSETQLRVEFKIPARGLIGFRGEFLSETRGEGMMSHVFLGYEPYKGEIPGRTRGALIAFEEGETTTYGLYSAQERGTLFVDPGLHVYAGLIVGENNREQDIEVNVCKKKHLTNMRTSAADDALRLEKPREMSLEQSLEFINDDEFVEITPKSVRLRKKFLDRDSRVKYAKSLTGK, translated from the coding sequence ATGGAAACTCGAAATTTAAGAAATATTGCAATTATTGCTCACGTTGATCATGGGAAAACAACACTTGTTGATGCGATGTTAAAACAAAGCGGAACCTTTCGTTCCAATCAACAGGTTGTGGAACGAGTCATGGACTCCAATGATTTAGAACGTGAGCGTGGTATTACTATTTTATCCAAAAATACCTCGGTTCATTGGCTAGGCACAAAAATTAACATTATTGATACACCAGGACATGCCGATTTCGGAGGAGAAGTCGAGCGGGTCTTGCAAATGGTTAATGGAGTTCTTCTCATTGTAGATTCCTTTGAGGGACCTATGCCTCAAACTCGGTTTGTTTTGCGTAAAGCCTTGGAATTGAAATTGATTCCTATTGTTGTCATTAATAAAATTGATCGTCCGGATGCCCGTCCCACGGAAGTTGTGGATGAAGTTTTAGATTTGTTTATTGAACTTGGAGCAGATGATGATCAATTGGATTTTCCCGTGGTCTTTGCTTCAGCTCGGGCTGGGATTGCAGGACTTTCCCACGATGCTCTTGAGGATACCCTGGAGCCTTTGTTCTCGGTTATTCTTGATCACATTCCGGCACCGGAGGTGGACCTTGAAGCTCCCTTTCAAATGCTCGTTACGACTCTTGATTACGATGATTATGTTGGAAAAATCGTTGTTGGCAGAATTGTAAGAGGAACAGTTCATCAGAATGAAAATATCACCCTTATCAAAAGGGACGAGAGTTTTGAACGCGCCAAAGTTGGCAAGGTTATGGTTTTTGAAGGGCTGAAACGCCAAGATGTGGCTGAAGCGTCAGCGGGAGAAATTGTTGCTCTCACCGGATTAACCAGCGCCAATATTGGGGAAACTGTGGCTTGTGCTCTTAATCCCGAAGCTTTGCCTACGATTGAAGTAGACGAACCGACGTTGTCTATGAATTTCATGGTTAACACAAGTCCCTTTGCCGGACGCGAAGGGCAGTTTGTTACTTCCCGGAAGCTGAGGGAACGGCTTTGGAAAGAAATTGAAACCAATGTTAGTTTAAGAGTTGAAGAAACGGATTCGGCAGATTGCTTTAAAGTATCCGGTCGAGGAGAACTGCACCTTTCAATACTAATTGAAAACATGCGCCGCGAGGGGTATGAACTGCAAGTCTCTAAACCTGAAGTTATCTATAAGATGATTGATGGGGTAAAATGTGAACCTATGGAATTTCTCATTTGTGACGTCCATGAAAAATCCCTGGGAGCGGTTATGGAGCTTTTAGGGAAGAGGAAAGCGGAAATGGCCAATATGACGAGCCTGTCGGAGACTCAGCTGAGAGTTGAGTTTAAAATCCCTGCCCGCGGTCTTATTGGTTTCCGTGGTGAGTTCCTTTCAGAAACACGGGGCGAAGGCATGATGAGCCACGTCTTCCTTGGGTATGAACCTTATAAAGGAGAAATTCCCGGCAGAACACGGGGAGCCTTGATCGCTTTTGAGGAAGGTGAAACGACAACCTATGGGTTGTATTCCGCTCAAGAGAGAGGGACTTTGTTCGTTGATCCCGGACTTCATGTATATGCGGGACTGATTGTGGGAGAGAACAACCGCGAACAAGATATTGAAGTTAACGTCTGTAAGAAAAAGCATCTTACAAATATGCGGACAAGTGCTGCCGATGATGCTCTGCGCTTGGAAAAACCTAGGGAAATGTCCTTAGAACAATCGTTAGAATTCATCAATGATGACGAGTTCGTGGAAATCACCCCTAAAAGCGTACGCTTGAGGAAGAAATTCCTGGATCGTGACTCTCGAGTAAAATATGCTAAAAGCTTGACAGGAAAATAA
- the hfq gene encoding RNA chaperone Hfq produces MNKSPINLQDTFLNQVRKENLPVTIYLVNGFQLKGLIKGFDNFTVVIEFEGRQQMVYKHAISTVMPIRPINFTTAAAVE; encoded by the coding sequence ATGAATAAATCACCCATCAATTTGCAAGACACCTTTTTAAATCAAGTACGCAAGGAAAACCTTCCCGTGACCATTTATTTGGTTAACGGATTTCAACTTAAAGGACTTATCAAAGGCTTTGATAATTTCACGGTTGTGATTGAATTCGAAGGTAGACAACAAATGGTTTATAAACATGCCATCTCTACGGTTATGCCCATACGTCCAATTAATTTCACAACTGCAGCTGCGGTAGAATAG
- the miaA gene encoding tRNA (adenosine(37)-N6)-dimethylallyltransferase MiaA has product MLPLVIIIGPTGIGKSSLGLALAQEIGGEIISGDSVQVYKQLDIGSAKPTREELQLVPHHLIDCLDPAEPFTAAQFKTSATSLMQEIRKRNHVPIVVGGTGLYIRSLLDPYDFLQHGSEEIRLKWQEFAQIHGNTALHHILEERDPETARQLHPNNVLRVIRALEVHELTGKPLSDQRQFKDDEYRPLDPGVLYIGLTAPREIIYDRINRRCEMMIDDGLLAETLNLLKAGYSSALKPLQSIGYRHAIWCLKGLVTQAEMLRILQRDTRHFAKRQLTWFRRDPRIHWYDTEGGIDRILKELIQTCRAYQTRVE; this is encoded by the coding sequence GTGTTACCACTGGTTATTATCATCGGTCCTACCGGTATTGGCAAATCCTCCTTGGGTCTGGCTCTGGCTCAAGAAATCGGGGGGGAAATTATTTCCGGGGATTCCGTACAAGTGTATAAACAACTTGACATCGGGTCTGCTAAACCAACCAGAGAAGAACTTCAACTTGTTCCTCATCATTTAATCGATTGTTTAGATCCTGCGGAGCCATTTACAGCAGCTCAATTTAAAACATCGGCAACGTCGCTCATGCAGGAAATTAGAAAACGAAACCACGTTCCCATCGTGGTTGGCGGAACAGGTCTGTACATTCGTTCCCTGCTCGATCCTTATGATTTTTTGCAGCATGGCTCAGAAGAAATTCGGCTAAAATGGCAAGAATTTGCCCAAATTCATGGAAACACAGCCCTTCATCACATTTTAGAGGAACGGGACCCGGAAACTGCCCGGCAATTGCATCCCAATAATGTCTTGCGGGTGATTCGAGCTCTGGAAGTTCACGAATTGACAGGTAAACCTTTGTCTGACCAACGTCAGTTTAAGGATGATGAATACCGACCTTTGGATCCGGGGGTTCTTTACATCGGGTTGACTGCTCCCCGAGAAATCATCTATGATCGGATTAATCGCCGCTGTGAAATGATGATCGACGATGGATTGCTCGCAGAAACTCTGAATCTTCTTAAGGCAGGGTATTCATCAGCCTTAAAACCACTGCAAAGTATTGGGTATCGACATGCAATTTGGTGTTTGAAAGGCCTGGTGACCCAGGCGGAGATGCTGCGGATTCTGCAAAGGGATACCCGGCATTTTGCCAAGCGGCAATTGACCTGGTTTCGGCGTGACCCCAGAATTCACTGGTACGATACGGAAGGGGGAATAGACCGGATTCTCAAAGAACTAATCCAGACTTGCAGAGCCTATCAAACTCGTGTAGAATAG
- a CDS encoding class I SAM-dependent methyltransferase produces the protein MELLFNQERITFHPSMALIRAMNILGGSSDRFLAAAQLGLGDFFLDATLGLASDSLIAALAVGDHGRVLGLEKSPILAVVMQDGLKHFGEHSFNVKTEPKKQAWLSLVQAARRIEVQWADHGEFLSHCPSESFDVIYFDPMFRKTFHESASIQPLHQWSEHSPLDLQTVREACRVARKRVVLKERKDSAEFKRLGFDVLPGGRYSSVDYGVILV, from the coding sequence GTGGAGCTGCTATTTAATCAAGAGCGTATCACGTTTCATCCAAGTATGGCCCTTATTCGTGCCATGAATATTTTGGGAGGCAGCTCGGACCGGTTTCTTGCAGCTGCCCAATTGGGCCTCGGTGATTTCTTTCTCGATGCTACTTTAGGACTGGCTTCGGACTCTCTCATCGCTGCCCTGGCAGTTGGAGATCACGGTCGGGTTTTGGGACTTGAAAAATCCCCGATTTTAGCAGTGGTTATGCAAGACGGTTTAAAGCATTTTGGAGAACATAGCTTTAACGTCAAAACTGAGCCCAAAAAACAAGCTTGGCTGTCACTGGTTCAGGCTGCCCGCAGAATTGAAGTTCAGTGGGCGGACCATGGGGAGTTTCTGAGTCATTGCCCGTCAGAGTCATTTGACGTAATTTACTTTGATCCTATGTTCCGCAAAACATTCCACGAATCTGCTTCCATTCAACCCCTGCACCAGTGGTCTGAGCATAGCCCTCTTGATCTGCAGACCGTGAGGGAAGCCTGCCGGGTCGCCCGTAAAAGAGTTGTACTTAAGGAACGTAAGGACAGCGCGGAGTTTAAGCGCCTAGGTTTTGACGTTTTGCCTGGAGGACGATATAGTTCTGTTGATTATGGTGTGATTTTAGTTTAA
- the mutL gene encoding DNA mismatch repair endonuclease MutL, whose amino-acid sequence MTSAIHILDSHSANQIAAGEVVERPVSVVKELIENALDAGAKHIDISIEENGVPMIRVRDDGKGMSKEDLPLAVLRHATSKITNIQDLDRLQTLGFRGEALASIASVSTLEIISRPGAEISGLSYTITGGETGVLQEVGCPAGTSVTIRNLFFNTPARLKFLKSKATEFGLISDTVGRLALAHPNIAFSLAHPTQTVLQTSGRGDLKETMGAIFGQSLARQLIAVDVQGQDWRLEGLISPPDLVRKTKQAQTFMINGRVVRSSFLSNALEEGYHTLIPVKFHPIVALHLHGSPSDYDVNVHPTKMDVKFKNEQELASFITKTVYQTLLKSRPLPSFRGERESAFKPTLNSPIESKSMTITDSSYAVRNSLLKTAEQVRENKDTVEPSASKAFFQREEDKIKDSRKIVSTTMPLSMKAESTPEVTEVAQVSEITKELLQQTNLFPNTSLNQVIPWDTKKNPKSSEPETNVSKATDNEDKEVKENKENQAGQLLSNFWPIGQLFNTYILATDGEVLLMIDQHAAHERINYERILAEFKQKQQASQTLLIPIPMEFTLQEEQVLLEHMWMLNEMGFVLEQFGSQTYLLRGVPVQTGNFPADELLRQFLEEVLQKNATPSYDHLLKEWIYLLACKESIKAKDSLALLEMEQLMARLNQTENPYTCPHGRPTTIKITRAELEKRFYRVF is encoded by the coding sequence TTGACATCAGCAATTCATATCCTTGATTCCCATTCTGCAAATCAAATCGCAGCGGGTGAAGTGGTGGAACGTCCGGTTTCCGTGGTCAAGGAACTGATTGAGAACGCCTTAGATGCGGGAGCAAAACATATTGATATTTCTATCGAAGAAAACGGTGTTCCGATGATCCGGGTGAGAGATGACGGCAAGGGTATGAGCAAAGAGGATTTGCCTTTAGCTGTGCTTCGTCACGCCACCAGTAAAATCACCAACATTCAAGACTTGGATCGCTTACAAACCCTGGGTTTTCGCGGAGAAGCCTTAGCAAGCATTGCTTCTGTTTCAACCTTGGAAATTATTTCCCGCCCCGGGGCAGAGATCTCTGGCTTATCTTATACGATCACCGGAGGTGAAACCGGAGTTCTCCAAGAAGTGGGGTGTCCGGCCGGAACGTCTGTTACTATTCGTAACCTATTCTTTAATACTCCGGCACGCTTGAAATTTCTCAAATCCAAAGCCACAGAATTTGGTCTGATTAGTGATACCGTGGGGCGGCTTGCTCTTGCCCATCCGAACATTGCCTTTTCCTTAGCCCATCCCACCCAAACTGTTTTACAGACGTCAGGGCGGGGAGATTTAAAGGAAACCATGGGCGCCATTTTTGGGCAATCGCTGGCTCGTCAGCTCATTGCAGTAGATGTCCAGGGGCAAGACTGGAGACTGGAAGGCTTAATCAGCCCGCCGGATCTGGTACGCAAGACAAAGCAAGCCCAGACCTTTATGATTAACGGACGGGTTGTTCGCTCCTCCTTCTTAAGTAATGCGTTAGAAGAGGGGTATCATACCCTGATTCCCGTAAAGTTCCATCCTATCGTTGCCCTTCATTTACATGGCTCCCCTTCAGATTATGATGTCAATGTCCATCCCACAAAAATGGACGTAAAATTTAAGAACGAACAAGAACTCGCGTCCTTTATTACTAAAACTGTTTATCAGACATTGCTCAAAAGTCGACCTCTGCCATCTTTTCGAGGGGAGAGGGAGTCGGCTTTTAAACCAACTCTGAATTCTCCAATTGAGAGTAAGTCCATGACTATCACAGATTCCTCTTATGCTGTGCGAAACAGTTTGCTTAAAACGGCCGAGCAGGTTCGAGAAAATAAGGATACCGTAGAGCCTTCAGCTTCCAAAGCTTTCTTTCAGAGAGAGGAAGATAAAATCAAGGACTCTAGGAAAATAGTCTCTACGACGATGCCTTTGTCGATGAAAGCTGAGTCAACCCCTGAGGTTACTGAGGTCGCTCAGGTCTCTGAGATCACCAAAGAACTATTACAGCAAACGAATTTATTTCCCAATACCTCTTTGAATCAAGTAATTCCTTGGGATACCAAAAAAAATCCCAAAAGCAGTGAGCCGGAAACGAATGTTTCAAAGGCAACAGACAATGAAGATAAGGAAGTCAAGGAAAATAAGGAAAATCAGGCAGGTCAATTACTCAGCAATTTTTGGCCGATAGGACAACTGTTCAATACTTACATTTTGGCCACAGATGGCGAAGTTTTACTTATGATTGATCAACATGCAGCCCACGAACGGATAAACTATGAACGAATCCTTGCCGAGTTTAAACAAAAGCAGCAAGCAAGTCAAACGCTTCTAATACCAATTCCTATGGAATTTACCCTACAAGAAGAACAAGTCTTACTTGAGCATATGTGGATGCTTAACGAAATGGGGTTTGTCCTGGAACAGTTTGGCAGCCAAACCTATTTATTGCGTGGTGTTCCGGTTCAAACAGGAAATTTTCCGGCAGACGAGTTGCTGCGTCAATTTCTTGAAGAGGTCTTGCAGAAAAATGCCACCCCAAGCTATGATCATCTCTTGAAAGAATGGATTTATCTTTTGGCCTGCAAGGAATCTATCAAGGCCAAAGATTCCCTGGCTCTATTAGAAATGGAACAATTAATGGCTCGTTTAAATCAAACAGAGAACCCTTATACCTGTCCGCACGGGCGACCTACTACGATCAAAATTACCCGCGCAGAATTGGAAAAACGTTTCTATCGTGTTTTTTAG